In Arsenicicoccus sp. oral taxon 190, the following are encoded in one genomic region:
- a CDS encoding glycosyltransferase family 2 protein has translation MTVVTIAAGRHRHLLAQREHLRALPEPPHHVVVAMGDPEIPRLLDDDPGTEVVEVPVVDGRLPLGEARNVGAAAALAGGAELLVLLDVDCLPGPQLLERYAAAAESPGGSASLLCGPVTYLPPEAGSPPPGELAAWTRPHPARPAPADGTLLRGGDHRLFWSLSFACTPATWQRLGGFCADYDGYGAEDTDLGMVARREGVDVVWVGGAHAYHQHHRVSSPPVEHLDDILRNAATYHARWDSWPMEGWLEEFDRLGLAHHDGTAWVRGPRRQP, from the coding sequence GTGACCGTCGTGACCATCGCCGCCGGTCGCCACCGCCACCTGCTGGCCCAGCGCGAACACCTGCGGGCCCTCCCCGAGCCGCCGCACCACGTGGTCGTGGCCATGGGCGACCCCGAGATCCCCCGCCTGCTCGACGACGACCCGGGGACCGAGGTCGTCGAGGTGCCCGTGGTCGACGGTCGGCTGCCCCTCGGCGAGGCGCGCAACGTCGGGGCGGCGGCCGCGCTGGCCGGCGGCGCCGAGCTGCTGGTGCTGCTCGACGTCGACTGCCTGCCCGGCCCGCAGCTGCTCGAGCGCTACGCCGCGGCTGCCGAGTCGCCGGGCGGGAGCGCGTCGCTGCTGTGCGGCCCCGTGACCTACCTGCCGCCCGAGGCGGGGTCGCCGCCCCCCGGGGAGCTTGCCGCGTGGACCCGGCCGCACCCCGCGCGGCCCGCCCCGGCCGACGGGACGCTCCTGCGAGGCGGCGACCACCGGCTCTTCTGGTCGTTGTCCTTCGCGTGCACACCCGCGACGTGGCAGCGGCTGGGGGGCTTCTGCGCGGACTACGACGGCTACGGCGCGGAGGACACCGACCTCGGGATGGTCGCCCGGCGCGAGGGGGTGGACGTGGTCTGGGTCGGTGGCGCCCACGCCTACCACCAGCACCACCGCGTCTCCAGCCCACCCGTCGAGCACCTCGACGACATCCTGCGCAACGCAGCGACCTACCACGCCCGGTGGGACAGCTGGCCCATGGAGGGCTGGCTGGAGGAGTTCGACCGCCTCGGGCTGGCCCACCACGACGGCACCGCGTGGGTGCGCGGACCCCGGAGGCAGCCATGA
- a CDS encoding glycosyltransferase family 4 protein yields the protein MSRRQPLRVALLAPHRHPIREPFAGGLEAHVWHLARGLRQLGHEVRLFAPEGSDGVDPQHAFPRAPWTPTAAAAADVSMPPRAFMSAHHAYLRVLVALSRELATEVDVVHNHALHHLPVAMAATVPVPMLTTLHTPPTPWLESAVEVTAGDGSAASRFAAVSGFTADAWQVLHHRPRVVHNGVDLTEWPLGPGGDWLMWSGRIVPEKGPHLAIDAARAAGMRLRVAGPLSDSGYFAREIAPRLGPDVEYVGHLPHAGLAELVGRSAAVLVTPRWDEPFGLVVAEALACGTPVAAFSRGGIPEVVDRPELGALVPADDVAALAAELPRVVRLDRAAVRRHAETELSVERMVRRYVGLYQDLLAGHWDEHRDTPRVVREVRFGR from the coding sequence ATGAGCCGGCGGCAACCACTGCGGGTCGCGCTGCTCGCGCCGCACCGGCACCCGATCCGTGAGCCCTTCGCCGGGGGCCTGGAGGCGCACGTCTGGCACCTGGCCCGCGGGCTGCGCCAGCTGGGTCACGAGGTGCGGCTCTTCGCCCCCGAGGGCTCCGACGGCGTCGACCCGCAGCACGCCTTCCCCCGCGCGCCCTGGACCCCGACCGCCGCCGCGGCCGCGGACGTGTCCATGCCACCGCGGGCGTTCATGAGCGCCCACCACGCCTACCTGCGGGTCCTGGTGGCCCTCTCCCGCGAGCTGGCGACCGAGGTGGACGTGGTCCACAACCACGCGCTGCACCACCTGCCCGTGGCGATGGCCGCGACCGTCCCGGTCCCCATGCTGACGACGCTGCACACCCCGCCGACGCCGTGGCTGGAGTCGGCCGTGGAGGTGACCGCGGGGGACGGGAGCGCGGCCAGCAGGTTCGCGGCGGTGAGCGGCTTCACCGCCGACGCCTGGCAGGTGCTGCACCACCGCCCCCGCGTGGTCCACAACGGCGTCGACCTCACCGAATGGCCGCTCGGCCCCGGCGGTGACTGGTTGATGTGGTCGGGCCGGATCGTGCCGGAGAAGGGCCCGCACCTGGCGATCGACGCGGCCCGCGCGGCCGGCATGCGGCTGCGGGTGGCCGGGCCGCTCAGCGACAGCGGCTACTTCGCCCGGGAGATCGCGCCCCGGCTGGGCCCGGACGTGGAGTACGTCGGTCACCTGCCGCACGCCGGGCTGGCCGAGCTCGTGGGCCGGTCCGCGGCGGTGCTGGTCACGCCACGGTGGGACGAGCCCTTCGGGCTGGTGGTGGCCGAGGCGCTGGCGTGCGGCACCCCGGTGGCGGCCTTCAGCCGCGGCGGGATCCCCGAGGTGGTCGACCGGCCCGAGCTCGGCGCTCTCGTGCCCGCCGACGACGTGGCCGCCCTCGCCGCCGAGCTGCCCCGGGTGGTGCGCCTGGACCGCGCGGCCGTCCGGCGCCACGCCGAGACCGAGCTGTCGGTCGAGCGGATGGTGCGACGCTACGTCGGGCTCTACCAGGACCTGCTCGCGGGGCACTGGGACGAGCACCGCGACACCCCCCGGGTCGTGCGAGAGGTGAGGTTCGGCCGATGA
- a CDS encoding ATP-dependent DNA ligase, with the protein MTLAYADLVATSAAVAATRSRTAKTGAIAELLRRAEPQEVGVVASHLAGVLPQGRVGVGYRAIAQPPPPAAASTLSVRDVDDAVTALATLSGPGSAAARTEALHRLLTTATAPEQEFLRALLVGELRHGAQDGVLVAAVAAAYDLPEATVRRGAMMAGYLGPVALAAATGGADAVEAIGLEVGRPVRPMLAGAAPSVAEAFDETGGERIVQCKLDGIRIQVHRDGDVVSVHTRSLEDITARVPEVVAVARSLDVRSVVLDGEAIALREDGRPHPFQVTGARTASSADVERLQARTPLTTFLFDVLHLDGEDLVDRPQQERDAVLRRVAPGHLVPAVTTAAADEATAFFTELVAAGHEGVVVKDPETRYAAGRRGSGWIKVKPRHTFDLVVLAVEWGSGRRSGLLSNIHLGARDPETGELVMLGKTFKGMTDEMLAWQTERFLALETSREGHVVHVRPEQVVEIAVDGIQTSPRYPAGMALRFARVVRYRDDKTAAEADTVDAVRALHVGAPS; encoded by the coding sequence ATGACCCTCGCCTACGCCGACCTGGTCGCCACGAGCGCCGCGGTCGCGGCCACCCGGTCGCGCACGGCCAAGACCGGCGCCATCGCCGAGCTGCTCCGCCGCGCCGAGCCGCAGGAGGTCGGCGTCGTCGCCTCCCACCTGGCCGGGGTGCTGCCGCAGGGCCGCGTCGGCGTCGGCTACCGCGCCATCGCGCAGCCACCCCCGCCGGCCGCCGCGAGCACCCTGAGCGTGCGCGACGTGGACGACGCGGTCACCGCCCTCGCGACCCTGTCCGGTCCCGGCTCCGCCGCGGCCCGCACCGAGGCGCTGCACCGCCTGCTGACGACGGCGACCGCCCCGGAGCAGGAGTTCCTGAGGGCGTTGCTCGTCGGGGAGCTCCGGCACGGCGCCCAGGACGGGGTGCTGGTGGCGGCCGTGGCGGCGGCATACGACCTGCCGGAGGCGACGGTCCGGCGCGGCGCGATGATGGCCGGCTACCTCGGACCCGTCGCGCTCGCCGCGGCCACCGGCGGGGCCGACGCCGTGGAGGCCATCGGGCTCGAGGTGGGGCGGCCGGTGCGGCCGATGCTCGCGGGCGCCGCGCCGAGCGTCGCCGAGGCCTTCGACGAGACCGGCGGCGAGCGGATCGTGCAGTGCAAGCTCGACGGCATCCGCATCCAGGTCCACCGCGACGGCGACGTGGTCAGCGTCCACACCCGCAGCCTGGAGGACATCACGGCGCGGGTCCCCGAGGTGGTGGCCGTCGCCCGCTCGCTCGACGTGCGCTCCGTGGTCCTCGACGGCGAGGCGATCGCGCTGCGCGAGGACGGCCGGCCGCACCCCTTCCAGGTCACGGGGGCACGCACCGCGTCCTCCGCCGACGTCGAGCGGCTGCAGGCACGCACCCCGCTCACCACCTTCCTCTTCGACGTGCTGCACCTCGACGGCGAGGACCTCGTCGACCGGCCGCAGCAGGAGCGCGACGCGGTGCTGCGCCGGGTCGCGCCGGGCCACCTCGTCCCCGCCGTCACCACCGCCGCGGCGGACGAGGCCACGGCCTTCTTCACCGAGCTCGTCGCCGCCGGTCACGAGGGCGTCGTGGTCAAGGACCCCGAGACCCGGTATGCCGCCGGCCGCCGCGGCAGCGGCTGGATCAAGGTCAAGCCGCGGCACACCTTCGACCTCGTCGTGCTCGCCGTGGAGTGGGGCAGCGGACGACGCTCCGGCCTGCTGTCCAACATCCACCTCGGCGCCCGCGACCCCGAGACCGGCGAGCTCGTCATGCTCGGCAAGACCTTCAAGGGCATGACCGACGAGATGCTCGCGTGGCAGACCGAGCGGTTCCTGGCCCTGGAGACCTCCCGCGAGGGCCACGTGGTGCACGTCCGCCCCGAGCAGGTCGTCGAGATCGCCGTCGACGGCATCCAGACCTCGCCGCGCTACCCCGCCGGCATGGCGCTGCGGTTCGCCCGGGTCGTGCGCTACCGGGACGACAAGACGGCGGCCGAGGCGGACACGGTGGACGCCGTGCGCGCCCTGCACGTCGGGGCGCCGTCATGA
- a CDS encoding SDR family NAD(P)-dependent oxidoreductase, whose translation MSNDDQTTAIQGRTPVAVVAGASRGLGLLVARDLGERGFRVVLLARNPEELDAARNQLRGEGIDAHSRTADVTDHARLEAVIEEVEREVGPITVAIHVAGVIQVGPLAATRREHFEQAIDIMLWGPVNLALAVLPVMRERRRGRIGVVTSIGGKISVPHLLPYSTAKFGAVGFTEGLAAELAGTGVTATTIVPGLMRTGSHLQAQFIGDQAKEYAWFAPGASLPLVSMSADRAAHQMVEATLAGDPVALLSPLSKVGARVAGLAPATTTRLLGLMARVLPSGTGDGQTITGHEARERLGNPVVEALTVLGNRAARRNNEHHRA comes from the coding sequence ATGAGCAACGACGACCAGACCACCGCCATCCAGGGCCGCACCCCGGTCGCCGTCGTGGCCGGCGCCTCCCGCGGGCTGGGGCTGCTCGTGGCCCGCGACCTCGGTGAGCGCGGGTTCCGCGTGGTCCTGCTGGCCCGCAACCCGGAGGAGCTGGACGCGGCGCGCAACCAGCTGCGCGGCGAGGGCATCGACGCCCACAGCCGCACCGCCGACGTCACCGACCACGCCCGTCTCGAGGCCGTCATCGAGGAGGTGGAGCGCGAGGTCGGACCCATCACCGTCGCCATCCACGTCGCCGGCGTCATCCAGGTGGGGCCGCTGGCCGCCACCCGGCGGGAGCACTTCGAGCAGGCCATCGACATCATGCTGTGGGGACCGGTCAACCTCGCCCTCGCCGTGCTGCCGGTGATGCGTGAGCGGCGCCGGGGCCGGATCGGCGTCGTCACCTCCATCGGCGGCAAGATCAGCGTCCCCCACCTGCTGCCCTACAGCACCGCGAAGTTCGGGGCCGTCGGGTTCACCGAGGGCCTGGCCGCCGAGCTGGCCGGCACCGGCGTCACCGCCACCACGATTGTGCCCGGGCTCATGCGCACCGGGTCCCACCTGCAGGCGCAGTTCATCGGGGACCAGGCCAAGGAGTACGCCTGGTTCGCCCCCGGCGCCTCGCTGCCGCTGGTGTCCATGAGCGCCGACCGCGCCGCCCACCAGATGGTCGAGGCGACCCTCGCCGGCGACCCGGTCGCGCTGCTGTCCCCGCTCAGCAAGGTCGGCGCCCGGGTGGCCGGGCTCGCCCCCGCGACCACCACGCGCCTGCTCGGCCTGATGGCCCGGGTGCTGCCGTCCGGCACGGGCGACGGGCAGACCATCACCGGCCACGAGGCCCGGGAGCGGCTCGGCAACCCGGTCGTCGAGGCGCTCACCGTCCTCGGCAACCGCGCGGCCCGCCGCAACAACGAGCACCACCGGGCATGA
- a CDS encoding glycosyltransferase, which translates to MIRVASIPGTHPYVAQVLPRVAAADYPQLPVGPTREPAGAGGAARLPDPLPAGRWPAEGVWWPPRMLEPGWIAEHASDIDVVHLHFGFEGRTTGQLQEWLAVLGDHDLPLVLTAHDLANPHLRDQTPHLAALDVLVPAASHVLTLTPAAAQQLRERWGVRAQVVPHPQVVDDGTILATQRGPSGMQPRVGMHLGAVRANVDPAPWVPDLVRATERAGAVLEVVVNDEVLRGDDRRQAVVRAVEDELAGQEHARLRHVRRMSDPELHAWVAALDVAVLPYQHGTHSGWLEMCWDLGTSVLVPAVGCYAEQHVEPGFHATLRHRGVSSALASLLEARAHGCPWGDARHRVAARAATGAHVRAAHEAAYGRVLAGGPNAVAAG; encoded by the coding sequence ATGATTCGCGTCGCCAGCATCCCGGGGACGCATCCGTATGTCGCCCAGGTGCTGCCTCGCGTTGCTGCGGCGGACTACCCCCAGCTGCCCGTCGGCCCCACCCGCGAGCCCGCCGGAGCCGGCGGGGCGGCCCGGCTGCCGGACCCGCTGCCCGCGGGGCGGTGGCCCGCCGAGGGGGTCTGGTGGCCCCCGCGCATGCTCGAGCCGGGCTGGATCGCCGAGCACGCCTCCGACATCGACGTCGTGCACCTGCACTTCGGCTTCGAGGGCCGCACCACCGGGCAGCTGCAGGAGTGGCTCGCGGTGCTGGGTGACCACGACCTGCCCCTGGTGCTGACCGCGCACGACCTGGCCAACCCGCACCTGCGCGACCAGACCCCCCACCTCGCCGCCCTGGACGTCCTGGTGCCCGCGGCCTCCCACGTGCTGACCCTCACCCCCGCCGCCGCCCAGCAGCTGCGGGAGCGGTGGGGCGTGCGCGCCCAGGTGGTGCCCCACCCGCAGGTCGTGGACGACGGCACGATCCTCGCGACGCAGCGCGGGCCGAGCGGGATGCAACCGCGGGTCGGCATGCACCTCGGCGCGGTGCGCGCCAACGTCGATCCGGCGCCCTGGGTCCCCGACCTGGTGCGCGCCACCGAGCGGGCCGGAGCGGTGCTCGAGGTCGTCGTCAACGACGAGGTGCTGCGCGGCGACGACCGTCGGCAGGCCGTGGTGCGGGCCGTCGAGGACGAGCTCGCCGGGCAGGAGCACGCGCGGCTGCGGCACGTCCGCCGCATGTCCGACCCCGAGCTGCACGCCTGGGTCGCCGCCCTGGACGTCGCAGTCCTCCCCTACCAGCACGGCACCCACTCCGGGTGGCTCGAGATGTGCTGGGACCTCGGCACGTCCGTCCTCGTCCCGGCCGTCGGCTGCTACGCCGAGCAGCACGTGGAGCCGGGCTTCCACGCCACGCTCCGCCACCGCGGCGTGAGCAGCGCCCTCGCCTCGCTGCTCGAGGCCCGCGCCCACGGCTGCCCGTGGGGCGACGCGCGCCATCGGGTCGCGGCCCGCGCGGCCACCGGCGCCCACGTGCGGGCGGCCCACGAGGCGGCATACGGCCGGGTCCTGGCCGGGGGGCCGAACGCGGTGGCAGCCGGATGA
- a CDS encoding pyridoxamine 5'-phosphate oxidase family protein yields the protein MTDEQREKVAEIIKSTRVAMLTQTDATGRLVSRPMATQDVDFDGTVWFIAERSTEKVRDLQASPQVNLAYAGNGSWVSLSGTARVVDDRAKLEELWSTFTDAWMEGGPDNPENILIEVTGESAEYWDAPGGSKVVQLANLVKATVTGKRVEGDNETVDL from the coding sequence ATGACTGACGAGCAGCGCGAGAAGGTCGCCGAGATCATCAAGAGCACCCGCGTGGCCATGCTGACCCAGACCGACGCGACCGGGCGCCTCGTGTCCCGGCCGATGGCGACGCAGGACGTCGACTTCGACGGCACGGTGTGGTTCATCGCCGAGCGCAGCACGGAGAAGGTCCGCGACCTGCAGGCCAGCCCGCAGGTCAACCTCGCCTACGCCGGCAACGGCTCGTGGGTGTCGCTGTCCGGCACCGCCCGCGTGGTCGACGACCGGGCCAAGCTCGAGGAGCTGTGGAGCACCTTCACCGACGCGTGGATGGAGGGCGGCCCGGACAACCCGGAGAACATCCTCATCGAGGTGACCGGCGAGTCCGCGGAGTACTGGGACGCGCCGGGCGGGAGCAAGGTCGTGCAGCTCGCCAACCTCGTGAAGGCGACCGTCACCGGCAAGCGCGTCGAGGGCGACAACGAGACCGTGGACCTCTGA
- a CDS encoding tryptophan-rich sensory protein, whose product MSDHDKPEQSDQPDQRDRPREAREGRLGLVTGGTGYVGGEVVAALLDQGWRVRVLSRSAGKVQRTSWGDAITDDDGAVDARAGQVEVVEGDASDPADLRRALDGVDVAWYLLHSMGEGTDFQQQEREMAQAFADAARAAAVSRIVYLGGLHPQGEELSEHLASRVEVGEILLGSGVPTAALQAGVVLGDESQSFVMLRHLAERLPGAIAPRWLRNTIQPIAADDVVHYLVAAADLPADVNRTFDVAGPDVISYADMMKRYAAVMGLGPRPVVTAPVTTPRLAARWIGLVTPVPYALAQPLIGSLLHDTVASECDLADLVGEPQGGATGFEAAVRRAAQGQDTRRWRHTVSATGLAVLATAAVGSLVTDPSSRWYRRLSKPSWQPPSWAFPVAWTALYADIALVSALTIADLAETDREEEARAYARALGLNLMLNAGWSAVFFGAKQLRPAAVEAVVLAASSADLVRRAAGVSPEKGVALAPYALWTAFAAALTAELARRNA is encoded by the coding sequence ATGTCCGACCACGACAAGCCTGAGCAGTCCGACCAGCCCGATCAGCGCGATCGGCCCCGCGAGGCGCGCGAGGGCCGGCTCGGGCTGGTGACCGGAGGGACCGGGTACGTCGGCGGCGAGGTCGTCGCGGCCCTGCTCGACCAGGGCTGGCGGGTCCGCGTCCTGTCCCGCAGCGCCGGCAAGGTCCAGCGGACGTCCTGGGGCGACGCCATCACCGACGACGACGGCGCCGTGGACGCTCGTGCCGGGCAGGTCGAGGTCGTCGAGGGCGACGCCTCCGACCCGGCCGACCTGCGCCGCGCCCTCGACGGGGTGGACGTCGCCTGGTACCTCCTGCACTCCATGGGGGAGGGCACGGACTTCCAGCAGCAGGAGCGGGAGATGGCCCAGGCCTTCGCGGACGCCGCACGTGCCGCCGCGGTCTCCCGGATCGTCTACCTCGGCGGCCTGCACCCGCAGGGCGAGGAGCTGTCCGAGCACCTGGCCTCCCGCGTCGAGGTCGGCGAGATCCTCCTGGGCTCAGGGGTGCCCACCGCCGCCCTGCAGGCCGGAGTGGTCCTCGGGGACGAGTCGCAGTCCTTCGTGATGCTGCGGCACCTCGCGGAGCGGCTACCCGGCGCGATCGCCCCGCGGTGGCTGCGCAACACGATCCAACCGATCGCGGCCGACGACGTCGTCCACTACCTCGTGGCGGCCGCCGACCTGCCGGCGGACGTCAACCGGACCTTCGACGTCGCCGGTCCGGACGTCATCAGCTACGCGGACATGATGAAGCGGTACGCCGCGGTCATGGGGCTCGGCCCACGCCCGGTCGTCACCGCCCCGGTGACCACGCCCCGCCTGGCCGCCCGCTGGATCGGTCTGGTCACGCCCGTGCCCTATGCCCTCGCGCAGCCCCTCATCGGGTCCCTCCTGCACGACACCGTCGCCTCCGAGTGCGACCTCGCCGACCTGGTGGGCGAACCCCAAGGCGGCGCAACGGGTTTCGAGGCGGCGGTGCGTCGAGCCGCCCAGGGCCAGGACACCCGGCGGTGGCGGCATACGGTCTCTGCCACCGGGTTGGCTGTGCTCGCCACGGCAGCCGTCGGCTCGCTGGTGACCGACCCCTCGAGCCGGTGGTACCGCCGGCTGTCCAAGCCCTCCTGGCAGCCCCCCTCGTGGGCCTTCCCCGTGGCCTGGACGGCGCTGTATGCCGACATCGCGCTGGTCTCGGCCCTGACCATCGCCGACCTCGCGGAGACGGACCGCGAGGAGGAGGCGCGCGCCTACGCCCGGGCGCTCGGGCTCAACCTCATGCTCAACGCCGGCTGGAGCGCGGTGTTCTTCGGCGCGAAGCAGCTGCGGCCGGCCGCCGTCGAGGCGGTGGTGCTCGCGGCCAGCTCCGCCGACCTGGTGCGCCGCGCGGCCGGGGTCAGCCCCGAGAAGGGGGTGGCGCTGGCGCCCTACGCCCTCTGGACCGCCTTCGCCGCCGCCCTGACCGCGGAGCTGGCCCGCCGCAACGCCTAG
- a CDS encoding WcbI family polysaccharide biosynthesis putative acetyltransferase has translation MTRPDNPLPVDETDGRVRHYAEFYGVTQPASGMADAGAPLAVVLGNCQAEALRVLLDASPQLRTVRVPPVFELDDADVHHLDLLLQRADVLVAQPVKDGYRGLPLGTQEVLARHPRLRLLAIPVCFYAGLYPWQVLVRTPESGDPPGVPYHDLRTLLEAAGSRPRDVMPADAIRAVARESVAELRRRESVAGTVVVSDLLEPAGADACHVVNHPGNTLLLGLARRVQEALGLPVEARDPGRTLLPELYAPLDERVVAALDLDAEPRVDWRLRGEVLPDAEVREVQLAWLREHPEIVELGLTRHARTIEAMGWR, from the coding sequence ATGACCCGCCCCGATAACCCGTTGCCCGTCGACGAGACCGACGGCCGGGTGCGCCATTACGCAGAGTTCTATGGCGTCACTCAACCAGCGTCCGGTATGGCGGACGCGGGGGCCCCGCTGGCCGTGGTCCTCGGCAACTGCCAGGCCGAGGCGCTGCGGGTGCTGCTCGACGCCTCGCCGCAGCTGCGGACCGTCCGGGTGCCGCCGGTCTTCGAGCTCGACGACGCGGACGTGCACCACCTGGACCTGCTGCTGCAGCGGGCGGACGTCCTCGTCGCCCAGCCCGTCAAGGACGGCTACCGCGGGCTGCCGCTCGGCACGCAGGAGGTCCTGGCCCGGCACCCGCGGCTGCGGCTGCTGGCCATCCCGGTGTGCTTCTACGCCGGGCTCTACCCCTGGCAGGTGCTGGTCCGCACCCCGGAGAGCGGGGACCCGCCGGGGGTGCCCTACCACGACCTGCGCACGCTGCTCGAGGCCGCCGGGTCGCGGCCGCGGGACGTCATGCCCGCCGACGCGATCCGCGCCGTGGCCAGGGAGTCGGTCGCCGAGCTGCGCCGTCGCGAGAGCGTCGCGGGCACCGTCGTCGTGTCGGACCTGCTCGAGCCCGCGGGCGCCGACGCCTGCCACGTCGTCAACCACCCCGGCAACACGCTGCTGCTCGGCCTGGCCCGGCGGGTGCAGGAGGCGCTGGGGCTCCCGGTCGAGGCCCGCGACCCCGGGCGCACCCTGCTGCCGGAGCTCTACGCCCCCCTGGACGAGCGGGTCGTCGCGGCGCTGGACCTCGACGCCGAGCCCCGCGTCGACTGGCGGCTGCGCGGCGAGGTGCTCCCCGACGCCGAGGTGCGCGAGGTGCAGCTGGCGTGGCTGCGCGAGCACCCCGAGATCGTCGAGCTCGGCCTCACCCGCCACGCCCGCACCATCGAGGCCATGGGGTGGCGGTGA
- a CDS encoding cryptochrome/photolyase family protein — protein sequence MTTVLWLRRDLRLHDHPALITAADGGPVLPLVVVDPALDRAGGPRRDAYLGAVRALHEATDGALVVRHGRPEDVLPAVATETRATSVHVSQESTPYGRRRDERVRALLDDQGVDLVATGCPYAVGPGTLTTGSGTPYKVFTPFSRAWRDHGWPAPPPVPTRLRWHRGVDSEPLPDVEPRHPVGEDAAREAWEDFLDGPLETYAEDRDRPDLDGTSRMSMHLKHGTIHPRTLLHGLARHPAAQGDSAQRYVNELCWREFYADVLWHRPDSAWGDLRRELSTMPYADPATDEDAAGLLDAWREGRTGYPMVDAGMRQLAREGWMHNRLRMVTASFLVKDLHIWWPYGARHFLDLLVDGDLASNNHGWQWAAGTGTDAAPYFRVFNPVEQGKRWDPQGDYVRRYVPELAHVAGRAVHEPWKVAGGLAHGYPERVVDHAEERREALRRYEETRGR from the coding sequence ATGACCACCGTCCTGTGGCTGCGCCGCGACCTGCGGCTGCACGACCACCCCGCCCTGATCACCGCTGCCGACGGCGGCCCGGTGCTGCCGCTGGTCGTCGTGGACCCCGCCCTCGACCGCGCCGGCGGGCCCCGCCGCGACGCCTACCTCGGCGCGGTGCGCGCCCTGCACGAGGCCACCGACGGGGCGCTCGTGGTCCGCCACGGCCGCCCCGAGGACGTGCTCCCCGCCGTCGCCACCGAGACCCGCGCGACGAGCGTCCATGTCTCCCAGGAGTCCACGCCCTACGGCCGCCGCCGGGACGAGCGCGTCCGAGCCCTCCTCGACGACCAGGGCGTCGACCTCGTGGCGACAGGCTGCCCGTATGCCGTCGGCCCCGGCACCCTCACCACCGGGTCCGGGACGCCGTACAAGGTGTTCACGCCGTTCTCGCGGGCCTGGCGCGACCACGGCTGGCCCGCCCCGCCGCCCGTCCCGACCCGGCTGCGCTGGCACCGCGGCGTCGACTCCGAACCCCTCCCCGACGTCGAGCCCCGGCACCCGGTCGGGGAGGACGCGGCCCGCGAGGCCTGGGAGGACTTCCTCGACGGCCCGCTCGAGACCTATGCCGAGGACCGTGACCGCCCCGACCTCGACGGGACCTCCCGGATGTCGATGCACCTCAAGCACGGCACCATCCACCCGCGGACACTGCTGCACGGCCTCGCGAGACACCCTGCGGCACAAGGCGACTCGGCGCAGCGCTATGTCAACGAGCTGTGCTGGCGGGAGTTCTACGCCGACGTGCTGTGGCACCGCCCCGACTCGGCCTGGGGCGACCTGAGGCGCGAGCTGTCGACGATGCCCTATGCCGACCCGGCCACCGACGAGGACGCCGCCGGGCTCCTGGACGCGTGGCGCGAGGGCCGGACCGGCTATCCGATGGTGGACGCCGGCATGCGCCAGCTCGCCCGAGAAGGCTGGATGCACAACCGACTTCGCATGGTCACCGCGTCCTTCCTGGTCAAGGACCTGCACATCTGGTGGCCGTATGGCGCGCGCCACTTCCTCGACCTGCTGGTGGACGGCGACCTGGCCTCCAACAACCACGGCTGGCAGTGGGCCGCGGGCACGGGGACCGACGCCGCGCCCTACTTCCGGGTGTTCAACCCCGTCGAGCAGGGCAAGCGGTGGGACCCGCAGGGTGACTACGTCCGCCGCTACGTCCCCGAGCTGGCCCACGTCGCGGGCCGGGCCGTGCACGAGCCGTGGAAGGTCGCGGGGGGCCTCGCGCACGGCTATCCCGAGCGGGTCGTGGACCACGCCGAGGAGCGGCGCGAGGCGCTGCGGCGCTACGAGGAGACCCGGGGTCGCTAG
- a CDS encoding methyltransferase domain-containing protein has product MTAEQAPTRTDFEALYERNPDPFGVRTRWYERRKLQVVLAGLTRERYATAWDPACGTGDLALRLSWRCDRVLATDAAPRAVHLTEELCRATTVQVAQLALPGDPTTRPGFPAELDLVVLSEVLYYLDAADRRAATQMVLTRLAADGEVATVHWSHHPHDAHLSGEAVTEELHRRLTAAGLRREVHHEDLDFVSSHWTRGRTPEPTPDPDPDATSHPVPDPIPHPEPTR; this is encoded by the coding sequence ATGACGGCCGAGCAGGCACCGACCCGGACCGACTTCGAGGCCCTCTACGAGCGCAACCCTGACCCCTTCGGGGTGCGAACCCGGTGGTACGAGCGCCGCAAGCTGCAGGTCGTCCTCGCCGGGCTCACGCGGGAGCGCTACGCCACCGCCTGGGACCCCGCCTGCGGCACCGGGGACCTGGCGCTGCGGCTCTCGTGGCGCTGCGACCGGGTGCTCGCCACCGACGCCGCGCCGCGCGCGGTGCACCTGACCGAGGAGCTGTGCCGGGCCACGACCGTGCAGGTCGCTCAGCTGGCGCTGCCCGGGGACCCCACGACCCGCCCCGGCTTTCCCGCCGAGCTGGACCTCGTGGTCCTGTCCGAGGTGCTCTACTACCTCGACGCGGCGGACCGCCGGGCCGCCACGCAGATGGTCCTCACCCGACTCGCCGCCGACGGGGAGGTCGCGACCGTCCACTGGAGCCACCACCCGCACGACGCCCACCTGTCCGGGGAGGCCGTCACGGAGGAGCTGCACCGGCGGCTGACGGCGGCCGGTCTGCGCCGCGAGGTGCACCACGAGGACCTCGACTTCGTGTCGAGCCACTGGACCCGGGGCCGCACACCCGAGCCGACTCCTGACCCGGACCCCGACGCGACTTCTCACCCCGTCCCCGACCCGATTCCCCACCCGGAGCCCACCCGATGA